A stretch of the Aegilops tauschii subsp. strangulata cultivar AL8/78 chromosome 4, Aet v6.0, whole genome shotgun sequence genome encodes the following:
- the LOC109784771 gene encoding uncharacterized protein, giving the protein MSQFHHTQHGGDGDFQMWQQQMMYKQLQEFQRQQNAQQIDHGARMQPSFGQFQAPARAAPADQLPVITNEMPNNEATAYAWPQNFASGDPRLPSNSQMVNTGSNTNWEQYGGAPAMGNFMNGSVFPNTQSQPMRPMGLATQQMNQSFYQIPATSRGGSVNQYPQFLGIPADLQNAMTRASTHQPEKVSRPFSSLMDEPSPQEKGASSSMQNFRGKGGFLSNSPLQSQGDNNKAGSPVPVNHLRHGFQLQDFHGRSNQPQAGLQEKSTMQVAPASGGASLDPTEEKFLFGDDEDSNWGALLKGDNDQGNSLDNDNFGGALPSLQSGSWSALMQETLQSSTSKDNPKEEWSGLSLQKTQTVANNSTLPARDQSKLAALSAGLQNARPSSASSYGDGTMNNPDFTSFQHATRSPYEQRDKTPHESPRATVTNHQSTAEANNGYIQQSLKQKQSDEYGRQEQVHLSNGNWAQQKSETPRNSSHSTGAPSSTHGFWMSQQNTVDHNINQESSNSQNDWKSNSPLGQDISSTQNVFNSDGNFWKSSGGNANSVRRLQQMKPDISTSQMQKDSSDGKGVSMMGSSMPTINPNQHQMVMGRTGEHGGINHNIGSRGTETSESLRRSAEPRPNDCNQEYQNAIHMERPGNILNHGQHVNSDHAARRHPFFAAKESQNLGSGQQAGGSYMLQNHAMDNTGVNIRHSPGNPVTNNQFPPQSLQGQNNLKPRFVTNSQVAANMASVNEKMLVGDEHFKSRHGVTNSSSASPFGVSDAGLSQNRAVQNSQHMLQLLHKVDNTSDSNALTDMANSPLDNVANTQQQLNQSSLQGFGLRLAPPSQRHPTSDHLWSSHTNADGKQPEHSARGEHQAQLPSTATNYLSPAHPSSQPTPFHSSEMGGTGQPAAHFPQLNSGQQYPVPDARSGSVPTPQQDSTATVFKNVWTNISAQRLAGTQSNKITPNILQSMMFSNNPNLWGSQKADDQGQKGSTPPDVATSSANSHNQETKQALDSDAGLASSEMANFDSTGSAVPRGNQTLQKHSSDGNFAIPASSLAQLRQQGIMNPRQGENPAANFQVMNTSHNTGTNTSGIGLHGNPTPSNLQQTNFALLHQMQAMGHVDVDPGNKTGKMLKPNEISSDASQVDWKSAQRFAHGANNSLRSSIDNIGSTSVQGSFPSDMKMLSFAPRNNEERSTSIPSQIPSREVLSHGMVMRNDHQSQVQSLGTNASSNLIERSERPGINPQMAPSWFEHYGNQRNGQNHSVFNAQKTPTPPYNVPKASWCMENNSLEDRADAGQAARPLVPNMKTALVTRPKKRKFTERALVSWHKISEGTQKLRKTSTNEMDWAWAANRLIKKSEDDPESLEDAPVNYLPRKRLIMTTKLIQEVFPAIPARVLRAQAVSAYESATYNIAMFTLGDTCIISSDNSRALADNENNPSEQRTSAKQMEDKLSKVVEVFVGRIKKMENDYLSLSKRASMLDVHLECQDLERISIVNRLGRFHGRNHAAGVEASSGSQMVSRRIFPDRHVMSFSVPGNLPEEVHCLAL; this is encoded by the exons ATGTCACAGTTTCACCACACACAGCATGGGGGTGATGGTGATTTTCAGATGTGGCAACAACAGATGATGTACAAGCAATTGCAGGAGTTCCAGAGACAGCAAAATGCCCAGCAGATTGATCATGGAGCCAGAATGCAACCCTCTTTTGGACAGTTTCAAGCTCCAGCAAGAGCAGCGCCTGCTGATCAATTGCCGGTGATAACAAATGAAATGCCAAACAATGAGGCCACGGCTTATGCGTGGCCACAGAATTTTGCTAGTGGTGACCCAAGGTTGCCAAGCAACTCACAAATGGTGAATACAGGTAGTAACACAAACTGGGAGCAGTATGGTGGTGCTCCTGCCATGGGCAATTTCATGAATGGTTCGGTATTTCCAAATACTCAAAGTCAACCGATGCGACCAATGGGGTTAGCTACACAGCAAATGAACCAGTCCTTCTATCAAATACCTGCTACCAGCAGAGGCGGGTCTGTTAACCAGTACCCCCAGTTCTTAGGGATCCCTGCTGATCTCCAGAATGCAATGACAAGGGCAAGTACTCATCAGCCTGAAAAGGTATCAAGGCCATTTAGCTCGTTAATGGATGAACCTAGTCCGCAGGAGAAAGGTGCCTCCAGTTCTATGCAGAATTTTCGAGGAAAGGGAGGCTTCTTAAGCAATAGTCCGTTACAAAGTCAAGGTGATAACAACAAGGCAGGCAGCCCTGTTCCAGTGAATCATCTGCGACATGGTTTTCAACTCCAAGATTTTCATGGTAGGTCAAACCAACCCCAAGCGGGCTTGCAAGAGAAATCAACAATGCAGGTAGCACCAGCAAGTGGTGGCGCTAGCCTTGACCCTACCGAGGAGAAGTTCTTGTTTGGGGATGATGAGGATAGCAACTGGGGAGCTTTGTTGAAGGGAGACAATGATCAGGGTAATTCTTTGGATAATGATAACTTTGGTGGTGCTTTGCCATCTCTACAGAGTGGGAGCTGGAGTGCCCTTATGCAGGAAACGTTACAGTCTTCAACCAGTAAAGATAATcccaaggaagaatggagtggcCTCAGCTTGCAGAAAACACAGACAGTTGCTAATAACTCAACTTTACCAGCTCGTGACCAGAGTAAGCTTGCTGCATTAAGCGCTGGACTACAGAATGCACGACCCTCGTCAGCATCTAGCTATGGTGATGGAACAATGAATAATCCAGATTTTACCAGTTTTCAGCATGCTACAAGAAGTCCGTACGAGCAAAGAGACAAAACACCACATGAATCTCCTCGTGCTACTGTTACCAATCATCAGTCAACTGCAGAAGCCAATAATGGGTATATTCAGCAGAGCTTGAAGCAAAAGCAGTCTGATGaatatgggagacaagaacaggTGCATTTGTCAAATGGCAATTGGGCTCAGCAGAAATCTGAAACGCCAAGAAATAGCTCACACTCAACTGGTGCACCTTCAAGTACACATGGATTTTGGATGTCACAACAAAACACTGTTGATCACAATATCAACCAAGAGTCGAGCAATAGCCAGAATGACTGGAAAAGCAACAGCCCCCTTGGACAAGACATCAGCAGTACCCAAAATGTCTTTAATAGTGATGGAAACTTTTGGAAGTCAAGTGGAGGTAATGCAAATTCAGTCCGCAGGCTTCAGCAGATGAAGCCTGATATAAGCACTTCGCAAATGCAGAAGGACAGTTCTGATGGTAAAGGTGTTAGTATGATGGGCTCTAGCATGCCAACAATAAACCCGAATCAGCATCAGATGGTTATGGGTCGAACCGGTGAGCATGGTGGGATAAACCATAACATTGGAAGTAGGGGTACAGAAACCTCAGAATCTTTAAGAAGAAGTGCTGAGCCAAGACCAAATGACTGCAACCAGGAGTACCAAAATGCAATACATATGGAAAGGCCAGGAAACATTTTAAATCATGGGCAGCATGTGAACAGTGACCATGCTGCCAGGAGGCATCCTTTCTTTGCTGCAAAAGAATCCCAAAATTTGGGATCAGGTCAGCAAGCAGGGGGATCTTACATGTTGCAGAATCATGCTATGGACAACACAGGGGTAAACATTAGGCATTCTCCGGGTAATCCAGTTACGAACAATCAGTTTCCGCCTCAGTCACTTCAGGGACAAAATAACCTGAAGCCACGATTTGTCACCAACTCCCAAGTTGCTGCCAATATGGCTTCAGTTAATGAG AAAATGCTGGTGGGGGATGAACACTTTAAATCTCGACATGGTGTCACTAACAGTTCCAGTGCATCACCCTTTGGAGTATCTGATGCCGGTCTGTCTCAGAATAGAGCAGTTCAGAACAG TCAACATATGCTGCAACTTCTTCATAAGGTGGACAACACATCAGATAGCAATGCACTTACTGACATGGCCAACAGTCCTCTCGATAATGTTGCTAATACTCAGCAGCAACTTAATCAATCTTCTTTGCAAGGGTTTGGATTAAGACTAGCACCACCGTCCCAGCGACATCCAACTTCAGATCATTTATGGTCAAGTCACACTAATGCTGATGGCAAGCAACCTGAACACTCAGCAAGGGGAGAACATCAGGCCCAGCTACCTTCCACTGCCACCAATTATTTGTCACCTGCTCATCCAAGCTCGCAGCCAACACCATTTCATTCTTCGGAAATGGGTGGTACTGGACAGCCAGCTGCACATTTCCCCCAGTTAAATTCCGGGCAGCAATATCCTGTGCCAGACGCAAGATCAGGTTCTGTACCCACGCCTCAGCAAGACAGCACAGCAACAGTATTCAAGAACGTATGGACAAACATATCGGCGCAACGTCTAGCTGGTACCCAATCTAACAAGATTACACCCAATATTCTCCAGTCTATGATGTTTTCCAACAACCCCAACTTATGGGGTTCGCAAAAGGCAGACGACCAAGGACAGAAGGGTTCAACACCACCTGATGTAGCTACCAGTTCTGCCAATTCACATAATCAAGAGACAAAACAAGCTCTGGACAGTGATGCAGGGTTAGCCTCTTCTGAGATGGCAAATTTTGATTCGACTGGATCTGCTGTACCCAGAGGGAATCAAACCCTGCAGAAGCATTCTTCAGATGGGAACTTTGCCATTCCTGCTTCATCCTTGGCACAATTGCGTCAGCAAGGTATCATGAACCCTAGGCAGGGAGAGAACCCTGCAGCTAACTTTCAGGTTATGAATACTTCTCACAACACTGGTACCAATACGAGTGGCATTGGGTTACATGGAAACCCAACACCTTCAAACCTCCAACAGACAAATTTTGCTCTTCTGCATCAAATGCAAGCAATGGGTCATGTGGATGTTGATCCAGGCAATAAAACTGGAAAGATGCTTAAACCAAATGAGATTAGTTCTGATGCGTCACAAGTTGACTGGAAGTCTGCTCAGAGGTTTGCACATGGAGCCAATAACTCACTCAGGTCGTCCATAGATAACATTGGCAGTACTAGTGTCCAAGGGTCATTCCCTTCAGACATGAAAATGCTAAGCTTTGCTCCAAGGAACAATGAGGAGAGAAGTACAAGCATACCTTCTCAGATCCCTTCTAGGGAAGTTCTCTCTCATGGTATGGTCATGCGTAATGATCATCAAAGTCAAGTTCAGTCTCTTGGGACAAATGCATCATCCAATTTGATTGAAAGAAGTGAGAGACCTGGGATAAACCCTCAAATGGCACCCTCTTGGTTTGAACATTATGGGAACCAAAGAAATGGTCAGAATCATTCTGTGTTTAATGCTCAGAAGACCCCAACTCCACCATATAATGTTCCCAAAGCTTCTTGGTGCATGGAAAATAACTCTCTCGAGGATAGAGCTGATGCCGGCCAAGCTGCCAGGCCTTTGGTGCCTAATATGAAGACGGCTTTGGTGACAAGGCCAAAGAAGCGCAAATTTACAGAACGTGCTCTTGTTTCTTGGCATAAAATCAGTGAAGGCACTCAAAAGTTGAGAAAGACAAG CACGAATGAGATGGATTGGGCTTGGGCAGCTAATAGATTAATTAAGAAG TCTGAGGATGATCCAGAAAGTCTGGAAGATGCCCCAGTAAATTATTTACCGCGCAAAAGGCTAATTATGACCACAAAGTTGATTCAGGAAGTTTTCCCTGCTATACCAGCAAGAGTTCTCAGAGCACAAGCTGTATCAGCTTATGAAAGTGCTACATACAATATCGCAATGTTCACTCTAGGAGATACATGCATCATCTCATCAGATAACTCTCGCGCTCTTGCAGATAATGAAAATAA CCCATCTGAACAAAGAACAAGTGCCAAGCAAATGGAAGACAAGTTATCAAAGGTTGTGGAAGTCTTTGTTGGAAGAATCAAGAAAATGGAAAACGACTATCTGAG CTTGAGCAAGAGGGCTTCGATGCTAGATGTGCATCTGGAGTGCCAGGATTTGGAAAGGATTTCAATCGTAAATCGTCTGGGAAGATTCCATGGCCGGAACCATGCAGCTGGTGTCGAGGCCTCGTCTGGCTCACAAATGGTTTCTCGCAGAATTTTCCCGGATAGACATGTCATGTCTTTCTCCGTGCCAGGAAATCTTCCCGAAGAGGTGCACTGTTTGGCACTCTAG
- the LOC109784770 gene encoding uncharacterized protein isoform X1: MEYCAATPVRRPADPSSPSPTPSPLSLRQWRPAAQRNLRNQWSRLLAAKTQWLDAAASGRSHAATLVNAYLSRSYMPGMDLGVLKDMPRIRDRASAKLAHKEVQCREMLLSAYKEMVCAMSDLVKASLAMRCFSKVSSGSPLVRFTDRQDDLNDLGDGGGAPVHRWVSMLEFENLAKELVEMFVSELQLKRLIVLDLLSINLKEGVDPSLEWSDELYDGEFNEFQSIGLGSGDSFPLPENWKADVLQARRPGHTPSHEVLQVYLTSWLANVNIKTNRIDEIFELVGEEMQIKLR; encoded by the exons ATGGAGTACTGTGCAGCCACCCCTGTTCGCCGCCCTGCCGACCCCTCTTCCCCATCCCCAACCCCATCTCCCTTATCTCTGCGCCAGTGGCGCCCAGCGGCGCAGCGCAACCTGCGCAACCAGTGGTCGCGCCTGCTTGCCGCCAAGACCCAGTGGCTGGACGCCGCCGCCAGCGGCCGCTCCCATGCTGCCACACTCGTCAACGCCTACCTCTCCCGCAG TTACATGCCAGGGATGGATTTGGGGGTGCTCAAGGACATGCCCAGGATCCGCGACAGGGCGAGCGCCAAATTGGCCCACAAGGAG GTGCAATGCCGCGAGATGCTTCTATCAGCCTACAAGGAGATG GTCTGTGCCATGTCCGACTTGGTTAAAGCTTCTCTTGCCATGCGGTGTTTCTCCAAAGTATCTTCTGGTAGCCCACTAGTCCGATTTACTGACCGCCAGGATGATTTGAATGATTTAGGGGATGGTGGAGGAGCTCCAGTACACAGATGGGTCTCCATGTTAGAATTTG AAAACCTCGCCAAAGAGCTTGTTGAGATGTTTGTTTCAGAGCTACAATTGAAG AGGCTGATTGTCTTGGACCTCCTGTCAATTAACTTAAAAGAAGGTGTAGATCCTTCATTAGAATGGTCAGATGAGTTATATGACGGGGAATTCAACGAATTTCAGAGTATTGGCCTGGGGTCTGGAGACAGCTTCCCACTACCTGAGAATTGGAAGGCTGATGTCTTACAGGCACGGCGACCTGGACATACTCCATCCCATGAGGTTTTACAG GTTTATTTAACCTCCTGGCTTGCTAACGTGAACATCAAGACGAATAG AATTGACGAAATATTTGAGCTTGTTGGGGAAGAGATGCAAATCAAATTGCGTTGA
- the LOC109784770 gene encoding uncharacterized protein isoform X2, protein MEYCAATPVRRPADPSSPSPTPSPLSLRQWRPAAQRNLRNQWSRLLAAKTQWLDAAASGRSHAATLVNAYLSRSYMPGMDLGVLKDMPRIRDRASAKLAHKEVQCREMLLSAYKEMVCAMSDLVKASLAMRCFSKVSSGSPLVRFTDRQDDLNDLGDGGGAPVHRWVSMLEFENLAKELVEMFVSELQLKSIGLGSGDSFPLPENWKADVLQARRPGHTPSHEVLQVYLTSWLANVNIKTNRIDEIFELVGEEMQIKLR, encoded by the exons ATGGAGTACTGTGCAGCCACCCCTGTTCGCCGCCCTGCCGACCCCTCTTCCCCATCCCCAACCCCATCTCCCTTATCTCTGCGCCAGTGGCGCCCAGCGGCGCAGCGCAACCTGCGCAACCAGTGGTCGCGCCTGCTTGCCGCCAAGACCCAGTGGCTGGACGCCGCCGCCAGCGGCCGCTCCCATGCTGCCACACTCGTCAACGCCTACCTCTCCCGCAG TTACATGCCAGGGATGGATTTGGGGGTGCTCAAGGACATGCCCAGGATCCGCGACAGGGCGAGCGCCAAATTGGCCCACAAGGAG GTGCAATGCCGCGAGATGCTTCTATCAGCCTACAAGGAGATG GTCTGTGCCATGTCCGACTTGGTTAAAGCTTCTCTTGCCATGCGGTGTTTCTCCAAAGTATCTTCTGGTAGCCCACTAGTCCGATTTACTGACCGCCAGGATGATTTGAATGATTTAGGGGATGGTGGAGGAGCTCCAGTACACAGATGGGTCTCCATGTTAGAATTTG AAAACCTCGCCAAAGAGCTTGTTGAGATGTTTGTTTCAGAGCTACAATTGAAG AGTATTGGCCTGGGGTCTGGAGACAGCTTCCCACTACCTGAGAATTGGAAGGCTGATGTCTTACAGGCACGGCGACCTGGACATACTCCATCCCATGAGGTTTTACAG GTTTATTTAACCTCCTGGCTTGCTAACGTGAACATCAAGACGAATAG AATTGACGAAATATTTGAGCTTGTTGGGGAAGAGATGCAAATCAAATTGCGTTGA